Genomic window (Pseudomonas azadiae):
TACACGACATTCCAGCATTCGGTGGTGCTGGCCGAGCAAGTGCGCGAGCGCACCGACGCGCTGAACCAGGCGATGGCCGAACTCAAGGCCAGCAACCACTTGCTGATCAACGCCCGGCTGCGCGCCGAAACCCTGCGCGGCGAGCAAGCCGCGGCGCAGAAGGCCCAGGAAAGCGAACGCTGGATCCGCCTGATCACCGACAACGTGCCGGCGCTGATCGGCTATCTGAATGCCGACCTGGTCTATGAGTTCACCAATAAAGTCTATGAACAATGGTACTGCTGGCCGCGCGGCATGATGCTCGGGCAAAGCCTTCGCCAGGTGCACAGCGAGCAGCATTGCCGGCGCCTGGATGCCTACGTCGCCCGCGCCCTGGCGGGGGAGAGCGTGACCTTCGAGTTTGCCGAAACCAACATCAACAACCAGGAACGCTACATGCTGCGCTCCTATGTACCGAATATGCTGTCCACCGGCGAAGTGGTGGGGATCTTCGTGCTGATTCGCGACATCACCGAACGCCGCCGTACCGCCGAGGCCTTGCACCAGGCCTATCAGCATCTGGAACAGCGCGTGGCCCAGCGCACCTCGGAGCTGACGTCGCTCAATGACCAGTTGCTCAAGGAAATCGACGAGCGCCGGCGCATGGAAACCCGCCTGCGCGAAGCCAAGCGGGAAGCCGAGCAGGCCAATTTGTCGAAAACCAAATTCCTCGCCGCCGTCAGCCACGACCTGCTGCAACCGCTGAACGCGGCGCGCCTGTTTACCAGCGCATTGCTGGAGCGACCCAGCGAAACCCTGGTGCGCAACGTGAGCAATTCCCTGGAAGACGTAGAAAACCTGCTGAGCACCCTGGTGGATATTTCCAAGCTGGACGCCGGGGTGATCAAGGCCGATATCGCACCCTTTGCCTTGAGCGAACTGCTGGACAACCTTGCCGTGGAGTACACCCAACTGGCCCGCGCCGAGGGGCTGGAACTGCACTTCATCGGCTGCTCGGCGCTGGTGCGCAGCGATATCCAGCTGCTGGCGAGAATTTTGCGCAACCTGCTGAGCAATGCGCTTCGCTACACCTACAAGGGCCGCGTGGTGCTGGGCTGCAGGCGCCAGCACCAGCGCGTGTTGATCCAGGTGTGGGACAGTGGCATGGGCATCGCCGAAGAGCGGCTTGAAGAGATTTTCCAGGAGTTCAAACGTGGCGATGTGCAGCGCCCGGATCAGGACCGCGGGCTGGGCCTGGGCCTGGCGATCGTGGAAAAAATCGCCGGGATCCTGGGGCATCGTATCAGCGTCAAGTCCTGGCCGGGCAGGGGCTCGGTGTTCTCGGTGGAGGTGCCGGTGAGCGCCACCGCGCCCAAGTCAGTGCCGACGCCGTGCCTGAGCGAGCCGATGCTCGAACGCCTGCAGGGCGCGCGCGTATGGGTGCTGGATAACGACGCGGCGATCTGCGCGGGCATGCGTACGTTGCTCGAAGGCTGGGGCTGCCGGGTGGTCACGGCACTGTCGGAACAGGACCTGGCGCGGCAGGTGGACAACTACCACGCCGAGGCGGACTTGCTGATTGCCGACTACCACCTCGATAACGACCAGAACGGCGTGGACGCCGTGGCCCGCATCAACGCCCGCCGGGGCAGCGCCATACCGGCACTGATGATCACCGCCAACTACAGCAATGAGTTGAAGCAGCAGATTCGCGAGTTGGGGCATACCTTGATGCACAAGCCGGTGCGGCCGATGAAACTGAAGACGGCGATGAGTCACTTACTTGGCCAAACCGGTCCTCTCTTGTAGTGAGCGGGCTTGCCCCGCGCTGGGTGGCGAAGCCGCCCTAAACCAGGCGGCTCGGTTTTGCGCGTAACTCGGCGATAACTGTATTAGGGCGGCTTCGCCACCCAGCGCGGGGCAAGCCCGCTCACTACAAAGATTTATCGTCGGGCTGTCGGCTCAGCGGCGCAGATAGGAGCCGAAATCGATATCCCCGGCACTCAGAATCGCCTGCACCCGGTTGTGCACATTCAACTTGCGCAAAATCGCCGACACATGCGCCTTCACCGTCGTCTCGGCAATCTCCAGGGTGTAGGCAATCTGCTTGTTCGACTCGCCCTTGGTCATTCGCTCCAATACCAGCAGCTGCTTGCGCGTCAGTGCCTGCAACAGTTCCGGAGCAAAGCTTGGGTTGTCGTTCAGGCGCCGGTGTCCGTTGCTTTTCTGGGTGCGGATGATGTCCGGCGGCAGGTAAACGTTGCCGTTGAGAATCTGCCGGATCGCCTCGGTCATTTGCAGGCGCGGCGACGACTTGGTGATAAACCCCACCGCGCCATAGGTGATGGCTTGCAGCACGATCTGCTTGTCCTGTTCGGCCGAGACAATCACCACCGGGATGGTGGGCGACTCGTTGCGCAGGTTGATCAGGCCGTTGAGGCCGTGCATGCCGGGCATGTTCAGGTCCAGCAGGATCAGGTCGAGATCGTCGTGCGCCTGGGTCAGGGCAAGGGCGCTGTCCAGGTCGGCGGTTTCCATCACGTCACTGCCGGGGAAACCATCGCTGATGACGTTATGGATCGCTTCACGAAACAGCGGGTGATCGTCGGCGATCAAAATTTTGTACATGGCCGTTCACCTTCTTGTTGTGGTTTTTTATTCAAAGGGTTCGGGTGCCGCAGCCGTCACGGGCAGTTTTGCCGCTTCCCATGCGTCCAAGCCATCGCGGTACCAATACACAGAGGTATAGCCCAGGCTGGCGGCTCGTTTTACCGCGTTCCAACTCAGCCAGCAATCGGAGCGGCAGTAGAACACCAGCGGGTGCCTCAGGTCGCCGCCGGTGAACGTGTACAGGTTGCGCACGAAGTAGCCCTGCCACTCGGGCGTGAGGTCGCCGTCGCCGGTATTGGCCAGCCAGCGGCTGCCGGGCAGGTTGGCGTGGGGCTGGTCCTCGATGAAACGGCCTTGCAGCCATTGGCGGCGGTACACGTCGATCAGCACCGGTGCCGGCGCCCGGGTGAGCAGGGTTTGCAGGGCAGGGGTGTCGACAATCGTGACCCCTGGCAAGTGATCGGGCGTAGGGCTGCGATACAGGCTGATGCGGTAGCCTTCGGCGGAAAACAGAGGGGTGTCGGCCTGTACGTGCGTGATCAACAGGCACAACAGTGCCGCAAGAGGCAGTCGAGCGGGCAGCATGGCGGGTCCGGGCGTTATCGTTATGCGCCCATTACACGCCAGTCCCGCTGCTTTGGGAATGCGACGATAGACAGCAAAACCGGTACCAAAGTAGTAGGTCGCGGCGCGGCGTGGGGTTCTAGCATGGACGAGAGCCGCTGCCATTGGAGGCACTATGAATATCCTGCTGGTCGATGATCACGCCGTGGTCCGCCTGGGTTACGCCGGCCTGTTGCGAAGCGGGCTGCCGGGCGTGGTGGTGCGCGAAGCGGCCAGCGGCGAAGAAGCCCTGGCGCGGGTGCACGAAGCGGTGCCGAACTTGGTGATCATCGGTTTCGGCCTGCCGGGTATCAGCGGCCTGGAAACCACACGCCGCTTGCGCCGACGCTTGCCGCAATTGCGCGTGTTGTTTTTCAGTCAACACGCCGAGCTGCCGCTGGTGCGCCAGGCTTTGGACGCCGGCGCGTCGGGTTACCTGACCAAAAGCGCGTCGCCCGAGGTGATGCTGGACGCGGTCGCGCGCATTCTCGACGGGCACACCTATATCGAACAGGATTTGGCGACGCAGTTGGCTTATCACCCGACGGATCGTCGCTTGCAAGGCATGACCCAGCGTGAGCTGGAGATTTTCCTGATGCTCGCCAGGGGGACTCCGGCCCGTTCGATTGCGGCTCAGTTGAGTATCAGCAGTAAGACGGTGTCCAATTACTTGACGTTGCTCAAGAGCAAATTGCGGGTGAGTTCCCATGCTGAGCTGGTGCATCTGGGGATTGGTATGGGGGTGGTGAGGGTTGTGGGGTGAGCGGGGGGCTGAGGTCTACATATCCATTATTTAGGTAACGGCGGCTGGCGGTTCCGCTCTTACAGCGGGTCACTTTTGGAAGGACCCAAAAGTAACCAAAAGGTCCTCGCCCCAACACTCGGCACCTCGCCTAGGCTCGGTGTGCCCTCACTCCGGCTTTGGAGCGTGGGCCGCCGCGATGGGCCATCCTTGGCCCAGCGCGGCTAACCCGGCGTCCTGCCGGGTTACCCACGCTCCAAAGCCTGCGTTCGGCCAGCGTGTTTGACGGGGCGATCCCAAATCAAAAGCCAAAGCGCGGCGGCCTTAGAGCCGACCGGTATTTGCTGTCGGTCCCGGTTCAAAATGTGGGAGCTGGCTTGCCTGCGATTGCATCAAGTCGGTGTGCCTGATGTACCGAGGTGTCTGCATCGCAGGCAAGCCAGCTCCCACAGAAAAGCAGATCGGTGGAATGCCATCTAACCTGCTTTTGATCTGCTCTTGATCTGCTCTTGATCTGCTCTTGATCTGCTCTTGATCTGCACTTGATCTGCACTTGATCTGCACTTGATCTGGCTTTTGATCTTGATCTCAGGCGCCCCGTCAACCACGCTGGCCGAACGCAGGCTTGAATCCGTGGGTAACCCGGCAGGACGCCGGGTTAGCCGTCCTGGGCCATGGATGGCCCATGACGGCGGCCCACGGATTCAAGCCGGAGTGAGGGCACACCGAGCCTAAGCGAGGTGCCGAGTGGTGGGGCAAGAGCCCTTTTGGTTACTTTTGGGGCTCTTTTCCAAAAGTGACCCGCCGTAAGGGCGGAACCAATAGCCGCCATTACCCAAATAACGGATATGTACCCGTTCACCCCAACAGCCTGGTCGGCCCAGAGGCCGCCAAGGAAATCACCTCAACGATCCCACCCCCCAGGGCACCCCTCACACCCCTCCATATTCGCATCCTGAAAATTCGCATAATGCTGCCGACTCCCCGTAAGCCTGGCCTTTTCCAAATTACTCTCCCCAAACTTGGCCTCTTGCAAATTGGCATCACTCAGATCGGCACCCTGCAGGTCAGCCTTGCTCAACCAGGTCATCTCCAGATCCGCCGCCCGCAGGTCAACCTTGTGCATCTTCGCGCCCGACAACCGCGCAAACTGCAGGTAGGCCGCGCTGAGGTTGGCGTTTTCAAATTGCGCACCCTGGGCAAACATTCCCCAGCCTTGCACGGCGGTCAGCGTGGCGCCGGTGAAGTCCGCCAGGCGCAGGTTGCTTTGTTGCAGGCTGGCGCGGGTCAGGTTGGCGCCTTGCAAACGGGCTTTTTCCAGGTTGGCCAGGTCGAGGTTGGCGTGGCGCAGGTTGGCCTCGCGCAGGTCGGCGCCGGCCAGGTTCATTTTGCTCAGGTTCTGGTTGCTCAGGTTCGCGCCCTTGAGGTCGGCGCCCGGGCATTGGCTGTGTTCGGCGATGGTGCAGCCGTTAATGATCAGCGGGGCGTCGTCGCCGTCGTCGGCATGGGCCAGGGGCAGGCTCAGCAGGAGCAGTAAAGGCAAGAGTTTCATGGCAAGGCCTCTAAAGAAGAACAGCAGGGAGCGTGTGTCCACTCTCCCTGCCCAGGGTTATTTCTGCGCGGTTTTCTGATCCCAGCTCGGGATCTTGAACACCCAGAACGACCCACCCTGTGCCACCGGCTTGGTCAGTTCGGCCATGTCGCCGCCCCACAGCGGCACCGCGCCGCCATAGCCGACGGTCACGCCGATGTACTGCTCGCCATCCTGTTCCCAGGTGATCGGCGGCGAGACGATGCCGCTGCCGGTCTGGAACTTCCACAGTTCCTTGCCGGTTTTCGCATCGAAGGCCTTGAAGAAGCCGTCGCCGGTGCCGGTGAAGACCAGGTTGCCCTTGGTCGCCAGCACGCCGGCCCACAGTGGCAGGGCTTCCTTGTGCTCCCACACCACCTTGCCGGTGGTCGGGTTCATCGCGCGCAGGGTGCCGACGTGGTCGTCGTACATGCGTTTGATGCGAAAGCCCATGCCCAGGTAGGCCGAGCCTTTCTTGTAGTTGACCTCTTCGGTCCAGTATTCCTCTTTCCATTGGTTGCCCGGGATGTAGAACAGGCCGGTATCCTGGCTGTAAGCCATGGGGTTCCAGTTCTTGCCACCGAGGAACGGCGGCGAAACTTCCACCGACTTGCCCTTGGTTTCACCGGGCAATGGCTTGGCCGGCCGCTGGCCTTCGTTTTCCACCGGGCGACCGGTCTTGAGGTCGATGTGGCTGGCCCAGGTGATGTTGTCGACGAACGGGAAGGCGTTCTGCAGCTTGCCGTTGTTGCGGTCCACCACGTAGAAGAAGCCGTTGCGGTCGGCATGGCCGGTGGCCTTGACCACTTTGCCGTCCTTGTCCTTGTAGTCGAACAGCACCAATTCGTTGTTGCCGGAGAAGTCCCAGGCATCGTTCGGCGTGTGCTGGTAGAACCACTTCACTTCGCCGGTGCTGGGGTCGACGCCGACCTGGCCCGAGGTGTAGAGGCTGTCGAAGTCATGGGGGTTGCCGTCCTTGGCGGTGCGCGCCCAGGTGTTCCACGGGCCGGGGTTGCCGGCGCCGACGATGATGGTGTTGGTCTCGGCATCGAAGCTCGCGCTCTGCCAAGGCGCGCCGCCGCCATGGCTCCAGGCCTCGACCTTGCCGGTTTCGGTGGTCGGGTCATCCGGCCATGACGGCGCCTTCACGTCGCCGGTCGGCGTGCTGTCCTTGCCGTTCAGGCGGCCCATGTGGCCCTCCACGAACGGGCGCATCCAGACTTCTTCACCGGTGTCCGGGTCGCGTGCATACAGCTGGCCGACCACGCCGAACTCATCGCCGGAGCTGCCGTGGATCAGCAGTACTTTGCCGCTGACCTTGTCCTTGATCAGCACCGGGGCGCCGGTCATGGTGTAGCCGGCGGCGTGGTCGCCGAATTTCTTGTTCCACACCACTTTGCCGGTGTTCTTGTCGAGGGCGATCAGGCGCGCATCGAGGGTGCCGAAGTAGATCTTGTCGCCGAAGATCGCCGCGCCGCGGTTGACCACGTCGCAGCACGGGCGAATGTTGTCGGGCAGGCGGTGGTTGTAGGTCCACAGGCGCTTGCCGGTCTTCGCGTCGAGGGCGAACACGCGGGAATAGGAGCCGGTGACGTACACCACGCCGTCGTTGACGATGGCCTGGGATTCCTGGCCACGCTGCTTCTCGTCGCCGAACGAGTAGGACCAGGCCGGGGTCAGCTTGAATACGTTCTTGTCGTTGACCTGGGCCAAGGGGCTCCAGCGCTGGGCATTGGTGCCCATGCCATATTGCAGCACGTCCTGGGTGGTCAGGTGGTCGTTGGCGATGTCTTCCCAGGTCACGTTGTGGGTCGGCTTGGCAGCGGGGTCAGCGGCGGCATGGCTCGCGGCACTGAGGGACAGGCTGCCCACCAGCAGAAAAGCCTGCACGGCAAGGCTCAAGGGTGAGCGGGCGGGTAGCGATCTTATTGTCATGGTTGCAGTTCCCAGTGGAGGTTTTGGCCTGTACAGGTTGCTGCCTGACGGGGGCGGCGAATACGGAAAAAGTCCCGGTGTTGCCGGGACAATTTCCCGAACCGCCTCTGATTTAGCAGTGCCCCACAAGGCCTGCTACCAACGGATGAGAACCCGGCCACCAAAGCAGCATACGGGTGCCGTCGAGCGCTTCCTAAGATGGTTGCCATGGCCTCTGCCAAGAGGTCTTGCGTGCAATCCTGAGGGAAAAATAATGACAACAAAACGCAACGCCTTGCTGACTGCCTGCCTGCTTGCCGGTGCGATCGGTGCCGGTTCCGCCTGGGCCCACGGCAACGTGACGCCAACCGCCGTGGAAACCAAGGGTCTCACCCCGATCAAGGACGCCGGCGTGCCGCTGGACGCCGATGGCTGGGCCGCCACCAACCCTTATCGCACCCGCCCCGAACGTGACAAAGCGGTGGAGGTCGGCGCCTCGGCGTACAACCAGAACTGCGCGGCGTGCCATGGCCTGGAAGCCAAGTCCGGCGGAATCGCGCCCGACCTGCGCATGCTCGATGCCGGCGACGCCGGGGATGAATGGTTTGTCGAGCGGGTCCGCCACGGCGCCGTGCGCGATGGCCGGGTGTACATGCCGAAGATGGCCGACTACCTGAGCCAGGAAGCCCTGTGGGCGGTGCGCACCTACCTCGACAGCGTGCACGTCGAGGAGTAAGCCATGCGCCTGCGTGGGTGGTGGATCTGCTGTGTGCCGATGCTGGCCTGGGGCGCGCCCGTCGACCCGGTGCCCTCGGTGATGTGGGCCTACTATCACCAGCGTTTTCTCGCCAATGCACCGTTCGTGTTCGACGAGCGGGTCAAGCTCCTGGCGCCGCCGTTCGCCGAAGATGCGCGCCAGGTACCGTTGGAGATCGATGCCCGCGCATTCAAGGGTGACGTGGTCAAGATCCTCGCCTGGGCCGAACTCAACCCGTTGCCGCAGATTGTCGACTTCCAGCCCATTGAGCGCGTGCTGCCATGGCTGTCGATCCGCGTGCGTATCGAACAGGCCACGCCGTTGCGCGCGGCGGTATTGACCCGGGATGGCATGTGGCACGTCGGCTCGGCCCTGATCGATGCCGCTGGCGGCGGCTGCACGGCGCCCAGCGTGGTGCGCACGCAACCGGGTTGGGAAGACCACCTGGGCGAA
Coding sequences:
- a CDS encoding PAS domain-containing hybrid sensor histidine kinase/response regulator codes for the protein MACTSTRPSPASPLPAAGAELLAQVARLQQDNHKLARINAALIERIESGMSQGNNPYTTFQHSVVLAEQVRERTDALNQAMAELKASNHLLINARLRAETLRGEQAAAQKAQESERWIRLITDNVPALIGYLNADLVYEFTNKVYEQWYCWPRGMMLGQSLRQVHSEQHCRRLDAYVARALAGESVTFEFAETNINNQERYMLRSYVPNMLSTGEVVGIFVLIRDITERRRTAEALHQAYQHLEQRVAQRTSELTSLNDQLLKEIDERRRMETRLREAKREAEQANLSKTKFLAAVSHDLLQPLNAARLFTSALLERPSETLVRNVSNSLEDVENLLSTLVDISKLDAGVIKADIAPFALSELLDNLAVEYTQLARAEGLELHFIGCSALVRSDIQLLARILRNLLSNALRYTYKGRVVLGCRRQHQRVLIQVWDSGMGIAEERLEEIFQEFKRGDVQRPDQDRGLGLGLAIVEKIAGILGHRISVKSWPGRGSVFSVEVPVSATAPKSVPTPCLSEPMLERLQGARVWVLDNDAAICAGMRTLLEGWGCRVVTALSEQDLARQVDNYHAEADLLIADYHLDNDQNGVDAVARINARRGSAIPALMITANYSNELKQQIRELGHTLMHKPVRPMKLKTAMSHLLGQTGPLL
- a CDS encoding response regulator transcription factor — protein: MYKILIADDHPLFREAIHNVISDGFPGSDVMETADLDSALALTQAHDDLDLILLDLNMPGMHGLNGLINLRNESPTIPVVIVSAEQDKQIVLQAITYGAVGFITKSSPRLQMTEAIRQILNGNVYLPPDIIRTQKSNGHRRLNDNPSFAPELLQALTRKQLLVLERMTKGESNKQIAYTLEIAETTVKAHVSAILRKLNVHNRVQAILSAGDIDFGSYLRR
- a CDS encoding PQQ-dependent catabolism-associated CXXCW motif protein produces the protein MLPARLPLAALLCLLITHVQADTPLFSAEGYRISLYRSPTPDHLPGVTIVDTPALQTLLTRAPAPVLIDVYRRQWLQGRFIEDQPHANLPGSRWLANTGDGDLTPEWQGYFVRNLYTFTGGDLRHPLVFYCRSDCWLSWNAVKRAASLGYTSVYWYRDGLDAWEAAKLPVTAAAPEPFE
- a CDS encoding response regulator; this encodes MNILLVDDHAVVRLGYAGLLRSGLPGVVVREAASGEEALARVHEAVPNLVIIGFGLPGISGLETTRRLRRRLPQLRVLFFSQHAELPLVRQALDAGASGYLTKSASPEVMLDAVARILDGHTYIEQDLATQLAYHPTDRRLQGMTQRELEIFLMLARGTPARSIAAQLSISSKTVSNYLTLLKSKLRVSSHAELVHLGIGMGVVRVVG
- a CDS encoding pentapeptide repeat-containing protein, translated to MKLLPLLLLLSLPLAHADDGDDAPLIINGCTIAEHSQCPGADLKGANLSNQNLSKMNLAGADLREANLRHANLDLANLEKARLQGANLTRASLQQSNLRLADFTGATLTAVQGWGMFAQGAQFENANLSAAYLQFARLSGAKMHKVDLRAADLEMTWLSKADLQGADLSDANLQEAKFGESNLEKARLTGSRQHYANFQDANMEGCEGCPGGWDR
- the exaA gene encoding quinoprotein ethanol dehydrogenase; this translates as MTIRSLPARSPLSLAVQAFLLVGSLSLSAASHAAADPAAKPTHNVTWEDIANDHLTTQDVLQYGMGTNAQRWSPLAQVNDKNVFKLTPAWSYSFGDEKQRGQESQAIVNDGVVYVTGSYSRVFALDAKTGKRLWTYNHRLPDNIRPCCDVVNRGAAIFGDKIYFGTLDARLIALDKNTGKVVWNKKFGDHAAGYTMTGAPVLIKDKVSGKVLLIHGSSGDEFGVVGQLYARDPDTGEEVWMRPFVEGHMGRLNGKDSTPTGDVKAPSWPDDPTTETGKVEAWSHGGGAPWQSASFDAETNTIIVGAGNPGPWNTWARTAKDGNPHDFDSLYTSGQVGVDPSTGEVKWFYQHTPNDAWDFSGNNELVLFDYKDKDGKVVKATGHADRNGFFYVVDRNNGKLQNAFPFVDNITWASHIDLKTGRPVENEGQRPAKPLPGETKGKSVEVSPPFLGGKNWNPMAYSQDTGLFYIPGNQWKEEYWTEEVNYKKGSAYLGMGFRIKRMYDDHVGTLRAMNPTTGKVVWEHKEALPLWAGVLATKGNLVFTGTGDGFFKAFDAKTGKELWKFQTGSGIVSPPITWEQDGEQYIGVTVGYGGAVPLWGGDMAELTKPVAQGGSFWVFKIPSWDQKTAQK
- the pedF gene encoding cytochrome c-550 PedF; translation: MTTKRNALLTACLLAGAIGAGSAWAHGNVTPTAVETKGLTPIKDAGVPLDADGWAATNPYRTRPERDKAVEVGASAYNQNCAACHGLEAKSGGIAPDLRMLDAGDAGDEWFVERVRHGAVRDGRVYMPKMADYLSQEALWAVRTYLDSVHVEE
- a CDS encoding quinoprotein dehydrogenase-associated SoxYZ-like carrier — its product is MRLRGWWICCVPMLAWGAPVDPVPSVMWAYYHQRFLANAPFVFDERVKLLAPPFAEDARQVPLEIDARAFKGDVVKILAWAELNPLPQIVDFQPIERVLPWLSIRVRIEQATPLRAAVLTRDGMWHVGSALIDAAGGGCTAPSVVRTQPGWEDHLGEVLGGRYPRAEFSRVKLHVAHPMDNGMVSGIPEFFINRAELRGDDNRLLARLELFPAVSENPNLAFDVEGSGPTRLTLRDTSGSQFDAVIP